Proteins encoded in a region of the Streptomyces akebiae genome:
- a CDS encoding acyl carrier protein, translated as MSDRITVEELSELMKKAAGVTVTPEELQQRYESGFDALGIDSLGLLGIVGELENRYGTPMPPDAEKAKSPRQFLEQVNSALMAGA; from the coding sequence ATGAGTGACCGCATCACCGTGGAAGAACTGTCCGAGCTGATGAAGAAGGCCGCCGGGGTCACCGTCACCCCGGAGGAGCTCCAGCAGCGCTACGAGTCCGGCTTCGACGCCCTCGGCATCGACTCGCTCGGCCTCCTCGGCATCGTGGGCGAGCTGGAGAACCGGTACGGCACGCCGATGCCGCCGGACGCGGAGAAGGCCAAGAGCCCGAGGCAGTTCCTCGAACAGGTCAACAGCGCGCTGATGGCAGGAGCCTGA
- a CDS encoding SRPBCC family protein: protein MAGHTHNEITIAAPVDLVWDMTNDVANWPRLFSEYASAEILSEEGDRVTFRLTMHPDENGKVWSWVSERETDRETLTVEARRVETGPFAYMNILWEYEKVPGGTRMAWTQDFAMKPDAPVDDDWMTENINRNSKVQMALIRDRIEKAAAEQGAAPGLTD from the coding sequence ATGGCCGGACACACGCACAACGAGATCACCATCGCCGCGCCCGTCGACCTGGTCTGGGACATGACCAACGACGTCGCGAACTGGCCCCGGCTGTTCAGCGAGTACGCCAGCGCCGAGATCCTCTCCGAGGAGGGGGACCGGGTGACGTTCCGGCTGACCATGCACCCCGACGAGAACGGCAAGGTCTGGAGCTGGGTCTCGGAGCGGGAGACGGACCGCGAGACGCTCACCGTGGAGGCCCGCCGCGTCGAGACGGGCCCCTTCGCCTACATGAACATCCTGTGGGAGTACGAGAAGGTCCCGGGCGGGACCCGGATGGCGTGGACGCAGGACTTCGCCATGAAACCGGACGCGCCGGTCGACGACGACTGGATGACCGAGAACATCAACCGCAACTCCAAGGTCCAGATGGCCCTGATCCGGGACCGCATCGAGAAGGCCGCCGCCGAACAGGGCGCCGCGCCGGGCCTGACCGACTGA
- a CDS encoding TcmI family type II polyketide cyclase has product MHQSLIVARMAPGAAPDIAKIFEESDRGELPHLIGVSRRSLFQFDDVYMHLVESERDPTPAITKMAGHPEFRAISEQLSAYVTAYDPATWRSPKDAMAKCFYRWERDNRS; this is encoded by the coding sequence ATGCACCAGTCCCTGATCGTCGCCCGGATGGCCCCGGGCGCCGCCCCGGACATCGCCAAGATCTTCGAGGAGTCCGACCGGGGGGAGCTGCCGCACCTCATCGGAGTCTCCCGGCGCAGCCTCTTCCAGTTCGACGACGTGTACATGCATCTCGTCGAGTCCGAGCGGGACCCCACGCCCGCCATCACGAAGATGGCCGGACACCCCGAGTTCCGGGCCATCAGCGAACAGCTGTCGGCGTACGTCACCGCGTACGACCCCGCGACCTGGCGTTCGCCGAAGGACGCGATGGCGAAGTGCTTCTACCGCTGGGAGCGGGACAACCGCTCCTGA
- a CDS encoding methyltransferase has protein sequence MTTAQTRPPGEPSPPARTTRTQAVHTSAQDTQAAPPPPMRFRELVFGAAVAAALRAAARLGIADALGDTPLSAEDLAAAVKAEPKSLRRLLRALSCHGVFTERPDGTFAHTDMSRLLREDDPHSLRAIALWCTEPWTWDAWPKLDEAVRSGRNVVEDLYGKEFFVYLNEDAPESADVFNRAMTTSSTQSARDVAEFLDLSGSSSVADIGGGQGHVVASLLEKHPALQGTLLDLPRVVENADPRLRPGGALADRTRVVPGDCREAVPVRADVYVIKNILEWDDDSTARLLRNVIGAGGPGTRVVVIENLVDDSPSMRFSTAMDLLLLLNVGGAKHTTESMTSRLSAAGLVIDDVRPVNAYLHAFDCHVPG, from the coding sequence ATGACGACCGCTCAGACCAGGCCGCCGGGGGAGCCGTCACCCCCCGCCCGCACCACGCGGACCCAGGCCGTCCACACGTCCGCGCAGGACACCCAGGCCGCCCCGCCGCCGCCCATGCGGTTCAGGGAGCTCGTGTTCGGCGCGGCGGTCGCCGCCGCCCTGCGCGCGGCGGCCCGGCTGGGGATCGCCGACGCCCTCGGCGACACCCCGCTGTCCGCGGAGGACCTCGCGGCCGCGGTCAAGGCCGAACCGAAGTCGCTGCGACGGCTGTTGCGGGCCCTGTCCTGCCACGGCGTCTTCACCGAACGGCCGGACGGGACGTTCGCGCACACCGACATGTCCCGGCTGCTGCGGGAGGACGACCCGCACAGCCTGCGCGCCATCGCCCTGTGGTGCACCGAACCGTGGACCTGGGACGCCTGGCCGAAGCTCGACGAGGCGGTGCGCTCCGGCCGCAACGTCGTCGAGGACCTGTACGGCAAGGAGTTCTTCGTCTACCTCAACGAGGACGCCCCGGAGTCGGCGGACGTCTTCAACCGGGCCATGACGACGTCCAGCACGCAGTCCGCGCGGGACGTCGCCGAGTTCCTCGACCTGTCGGGGAGTTCGTCCGTCGCCGACATCGGCGGCGGGCAGGGCCACGTGGTGGCGAGCCTCCTGGAGAAGCACCCGGCGCTGCAGGGCACCCTGCTCGACCTGCCGCGCGTGGTGGAGAACGCCGACCCCCGGCTGCGTCCGGGCGGCGCGCTCGCCGACCGCACCCGGGTCGTCCCCGGCGACTGCCGTGAGGCCGTCCCGGTCCGGGCCGACGTGTACGTCATCAAGAACATCCTGGAGTGGGACGACGACAGCACCGCCCGGCTGCTGCGCAACGTCATCGGGGCGGGCGGCCCCGGCACCCGGGTCGTCGTCATCGAGAACCTCGTCGACGACTCGCCGTCGATGCGGTTCAGCACCGCCATGGACCTGCTGCTGCTCCTCAACGTCGGCGGGGCCAAGCACACCACCGAGAGCATGACCTCCCGGTTGTCGGCCGCGGGGCTGGTCATCGACGACGTACGGCCGGTCAACGCCTATCTGCACGCGTTCGACTGCCACGTGCCCGGGTGA
- a CDS encoding right-handed parallel beta-helix repeat-containing protein gives MTKSHIGYLACVAAVIGMGLGAAPQAVAHHPTHVVFPGESIQQAVDAAAPGDTVLVASGTYRESVRVSTHGITLRGMGPRTVVEPAVKKAADGCGDAGNGICVIGTKDHKVEDVTVANLTVTGFTGSGVFAQDTDRLTVRHVTAVKNGVWGIAQERSVRGVFRKNTARDNGDAGLFLANTVKAEQGATDSGGTVVAHNRLEGNRIGLTVRRLRNLTVADNHITGNCAGVFVVGDENMPRAGALTVRDNLVDRNNKSCPKTARLDALQGTGIVLTGAEDTLVTRNRITGNAGASPLSGGIVVWKSFVGTTSERNRITENVLENNAPADIVNTDTAGKGNTFSGNTCAASKPAGLC, from the coding sequence ATGACGAAATCGCATATTGGCTATCTGGCGTGCGTGGCGGCGGTCATCGGGATGGGGCTCGGGGCCGCCCCGCAGGCCGTCGCCCATCATCCGACCCATGTGGTCTTCCCGGGGGAGTCCATCCAGCAGGCGGTGGACGCGGCGGCGCCCGGGGACACCGTGCTCGTGGCCTCCGGCACCTACCGCGAGAGCGTCAGGGTGAGCACCCACGGCATCACCCTGCGCGGCATGGGCCCCCGCACCGTCGTCGAACCGGCCGTGAAGAAGGCCGCCGACGGGTGCGGCGACGCCGGCAACGGCATCTGTGTGATCGGGACGAAGGACCACAAGGTCGAGGACGTCACCGTCGCCAACCTGACCGTGACCGGCTTCACCGGGTCCGGGGTGTTCGCGCAGGACACCGACCGGCTGACCGTCCGGCACGTGACCGCGGTGAAGAACGGCGTGTGGGGCATCGCCCAGGAGCGCTCGGTACGCGGCGTGTTCCGCAAGAACACCGCCCGGGACAACGGCGACGCCGGTCTGTTCCTCGCGAACACCGTCAAGGCCGAGCAGGGAGCCACGGACAGCGGCGGCACCGTCGTCGCCCACAACCGCCTGGAGGGCAACCGGATCGGCCTCACCGTCCGGCGTCTGCGCAACCTCACCGTCGCGGACAACCACATCACCGGCAACTGCGCGGGCGTCTTCGTCGTCGGCGACGAGAACATGCCGAGGGCCGGCGCGCTGACCGTGCGCGACAACCTCGTCGACCGCAACAACAAGTCCTGCCCGAAGACCGCGCGACTGGACGCCCTCCAGGGCACCGGCATCGTGCTGACCGGCGCCGAGGACACCCTGGTGACGCGGAACCGGATCACCGGGAACGCCGGCGCCTCCCCGCTGTCGGGCGGCATCGTCGTGTGGAAGAGCTTCGTGGGCACCACCAGCGAGCGGAACCGGATCACCGAGAACGTCCTGGAGAACAACGCCCCGGCGGACATCGTCAACACCGACACCGCCGGCAAGGGCAACACCTTCTCGGGCAACACCTGCGCGGCGTCCAAGCCCGCCGGACTGTGCTGA
- a CDS encoding YihY/virulence factor BrkB family protein: MMRTLRRHRGQGRHGGHPGYGGHTDRFERDEQVEPGEHDGRGGRGEEAGRHAAGETARAPAAGPDEEVERRAPDSPTDLPKRSWWAVLKGTLKEFKKDELTDRAAALTYYGILALFPALLALVSLLGIVGRSATQQVLDNIQQLAPGAARDVLTNAVRQMQGNAGLGSIMAIVGLALAVWSASGYVAAFIRSANAVYDVPEGRPVWKVLPVRVGVTVVLMVMAVISALIVVFTGALAKEVGTTLGVGDTALTVWSIAKWPVLVVLVTIMIAVLYWATPNAKVRGFRWITPGSLLALLIWLAASAGFAFYVANFGSYNRTYGAIAGVIIFLVWLWITNLAILLGLEFDAELARQRALAGGHPPHEEPYVEPRDTRTWDEEDRRRLGG; this comes from the coding sequence ATGATGCGAACGCTGAGACGGCACAGAGGGCAGGGACGGCACGGTGGGCACCCCGGCTACGGCGGGCACACCGACCGGTTCGAGCGCGACGAGCAGGTCGAGCCCGGCGAGCACGACGGGCGCGGCGGGCGCGGCGAGGAGGCCGGGCGCCACGCGGCGGGCGAGACCGCGCGGGCACCGGCGGCCGGGCCCGACGAGGAGGTGGAGCGGCGGGCCCCGGACAGCCCCACCGACCTGCCCAAACGCTCCTGGTGGGCGGTGCTGAAGGGCACCCTGAAGGAGTTCAAGAAGGACGAGCTGACCGACCGGGCGGCGGCGTTGACCTACTACGGGATCCTCGCTCTGTTCCCGGCGCTGCTGGCGCTCGTCTCCCTGCTGGGGATCGTCGGGCGCTCGGCGACGCAGCAGGTGCTGGACAACATCCAGCAGCTCGCCCCCGGCGCCGCGCGGGACGTCCTGACCAACGCCGTCCGGCAGATGCAGGGCAACGCCGGGCTCGGCTCGATCATGGCGATCGTGGGTCTGGCGCTCGCGGTGTGGTCGGCCTCCGGCTATGTCGCGGCGTTCATCAGGAGCGCGAACGCGGTGTACGACGTCCCCGAGGGCCGTCCGGTGTGGAAGGTGCTGCCGGTCCGGGTCGGTGTGACCGTGGTGCTGATGGTGATGGCCGTGATCAGCGCCCTGATCGTGGTGTTCACCGGCGCCCTGGCCAAGGAGGTCGGCACCACGCTCGGGGTCGGTGACACGGCGCTCACCGTGTGGTCGATCGCGAAGTGGCCGGTGCTGGTCGTGCTGGTCACGATCATGATCGCGGTCCTCTACTGGGCCACCCCGAACGCCAAGGTCCGCGGTTTCCGCTGGATCACGCCGGGCAGTCTGCTCGCCCTGCTGATCTGGCTGGCCGCCTCGGCCGGCTTCGCCTTCTACGTGGCCAACTTCGGCTCGTACAACAGGACTTACGGCGCCATCGCGGGTGTGATCATCTTCCTGGTGTGGCTGTGGATCACCAATCTGGCGATCCTCCTCGGCCTGGAGTTCGACGCCGAACTGGCGCGTCAGCGTGCCCTGGCGGGCGGCCATCCGCCCCACGAGGAGCCGTACGTCGAACCGCGCGACACGCGTACGTGGGACGAGGAGGACCGACGGCGCCTCGGCGGCTGA
- a CDS encoding serine hydrolase domain-containing protein encodes MRRTPSRRPFAAALLVASVLAPMAMAPATTVHAAADRYDEGRYDKGRYDKDRYDKNDCPRGGLGPELTARLDEAVAGVRREAGIPGVTVGLWIPGQGCYVRSTGVADTITRRPMTSDLFLRIGSETKTFTATALLQLVDDRRVRLDDPISRYVRGVPNGHRITLRQLAQMRSGLFPYSADPDFAQALLSDPSRSFTPRELLAYAFRHPNTFAPGEEFQYSNTNFVLLGLVVEQVSGKRFADYLHQRVLRPAGLRRTLFPEGREFPEPHAHGYTNQTLSGEIEDATDWNPSWAWAAGAVISDLRDLRRWAGVVATGTLLSPQTQRERLTTLPTGFPGTGYGLGVFETGGWIGHNGSIPGYQSVTVYLPARKATLVLLLNTDVTHEGQEPSSLLARAVTEVITPDNVYDRPAPPR; translated from the coding sequence ATGCGACGCACCCCCTCCCGCCGTCCGTTCGCCGCCGCGCTGCTGGTGGCGTCCGTACTGGCTCCGATGGCGATGGCACCCGCGACGACCGTGCACGCGGCGGCCGACCGGTATGACGAAGGCCGGTACGACAAAGGCCGATACGACAAGGACCGGTACGACAAGAATGACTGTCCGCGCGGCGGTCTCGGCCCCGAACTGACCGCCCGTCTGGACGAAGCCGTCGCGGGCGTCCGCCGGGAGGCCGGCATCCCCGGCGTCACCGTCGGCCTGTGGATCCCGGGCCAGGGGTGCTACGTCCGGTCCACCGGGGTCGCCGACACCATCACCCGCCGACCCATGACCAGCGACCTGTTCCTGCGGATCGGCAGCGAGACGAAGACGTTCACGGCCACCGCGCTGCTCCAACTCGTCGACGACCGCAGGGTCCGCCTGGACGACCCGATCTCCCGCTACGTCCGGGGCGTGCCGAACGGTCACCGGATCACGTTGCGTCAGCTCGCGCAGATGCGCAGCGGCCTCTTCCCGTACAGCGCCGACCCGGACTTCGCACAGGCCCTGTTGAGCGACCCGAGCCGCTCGTTCACGCCGCGTGAGCTGCTCGCGTACGCCTTCCGGCACCCGAACACCTTCGCGCCGGGTGAAGAGTTCCAGTACTCCAACACCAACTTCGTCCTGCTCGGCCTGGTGGTCGAGCAGGTCAGCGGCAAGCGCTTCGCCGACTACCTCCACCAGCGGGTGCTGCGTCCGGCAGGGCTGCGCCGCACACTGTTTCCCGAGGGCCGCGAGTTCCCCGAGCCGCACGCGCACGGCTACACGAACCAGACGCTCAGCGGCGAGATCGAGGACGCCACGGACTGGAACCCCAGCTGGGCCTGGGCGGCCGGCGCGGTGATCTCGGACCTGCGCGACCTGCGCCGCTGGGCCGGGGTCGTCGCCACGGGGACCCTCCTCAGCCCGCAGACCCAGCGCGAACGGCTGACGACGCTGCCGACCGGCTTCCCCGGCACCGGCTACGGCCTCGGCGTCTTCGAGACCGGCGGCTGGATCGGCCACAACGGCTCCATCCCGGGCTACCAGAGCGTGACCGTCTACCTGCCGGCCCGGAAGGCCACCCTGGTGCTGCTGCTCAACACCGACGTGACCCACGAGGGCCAGGAGCCGTCCTCGCTGCTCGCCCGCGCGGTCACGGAGGTGATCACCCCGGACAACGTCTACGACCGCCCGGCGCCTCCGCGCTGA
- a CDS encoding DUF2637 domain-containing protein, with protein sequence MAYATHGLAPDPTLSDVRDLPRRPVSRRRPRPGAHFFSRNPRIVPVAFLITTIAVCALTMLYWSVSYSYIQLRDIALLVVSEHLARWWPLTVYGPWLLAGLSIVRAAVQQRTARRSWAVMLLSSGTAVALCIGQSPGSLLAMVIVGIPPITALVCFRELVGQFSSAPGPRHAADALGGPRQGGR encoded by the coding sequence ATGGCCTATGCGACGCACGGGCTGGCTCCGGACCCGACGCTGTCGGACGTCCGTGACCTCCCGCGCCGCCCCGTCAGCCGACGTCGCCCCCGCCCGGGTGCCCACTTCTTCTCCAGGAACCCGAGGATCGTCCCCGTCGCGTTCTTGATTACGACTATCGCCGTGTGCGCACTGACCATGCTTTATTGGTCCGTATCCTATTCATACATTCAACTGCGCGACATCGCGCTGCTGGTGGTGTCGGAGCATCTCGCGCGCTGGTGGCCCCTGACCGTGTACGGGCCGTGGCTTCTGGCGGGGCTGTCCATTGTCCGGGCGGCGGTGCAACAGCGCACCGCCCGGCGGTCCTGGGCTGTGATGCTGCTCTCGTCCGGCACGGCGGTGGCGTTGTGCATCGGCCAGTCACCGGGTTCCCTGCTGGCCATGGTGATCGTCGGAATTCCACCGATCACCGCGCTGGTCTGTTTCCGTGAACTCGTCGGCCAGTTCTCGTCCGCGCCCGGCCCCCGGCACGCCGCCGACGCCCTCGGCGGCCCCAGGCAGGGCGGGCGGTAG
- a CDS encoding SpoIIE family protein phosphatase: MERRVVDESGAGPGPDTAREALSARVTVDEEGIVTGWSAGAERLLGYTPTQILGLPAALLLAEEPPADELPHFSDLPRWHGTLVLGHRDGRRLEVKVLAHHRTSYGGVRDWFLVSALSDERPRPGDDALALRGFLDSPCCATSVHDTDLRFRASNRGSRGALGLSDDDLRGLRLAEALDDPAAGEVERLMRLALETGEPQYMENHARAPGENREHAWSVDLYRLQDENGRVLGVASTGHDMTEQYWARKRLQLIAEAGRRIGSTLDVTRTAQELADIAVPDLADFISVDLLASLDDGTTPFSGAAGEYGPAPRLPAAGRALALRRIAHRSVHPGTPEAVVAPGEVDEYPDVSPPVRSLRAGRAVLHQVTEPEIADWVAEDPLRASRIRDFGFHSAMTVPLSARGTTLGVAVFARHRHPDPFEQDDLVLAEELAARAAVSIDNALRYTRERGTAVTLQRSLLPQSLPEQTGVEIASRYLPADARAGVGGDWFDVIPLSGARVALVVGDVVGHGIHASATMGRLRTAVRTLADIDLPPDELLTHLDDLVARLAAEAEAAEESAGTADRGRGGGTGGGTTGVTTGVVGATCLYVVYDPVSRRCTMARAGHPPPVVVGPDGTATLLDLPAGPPLGLGGLPFESLETELPEGGLLALYTDGLIGSRSGEDDGAGVDIDVGITRLCQTLAAPATTSLDALCDRVLGSVLPERPTDDVALLLARPRPLDPGRVATWDVAADPSAVAEARKNALGRLDAWGLGDAAFVTELVVSELVTNAIRHAEPPVRLRLIHDESLICEVSDASSTAPHMRRARSFDEGGRGLLLVAQLTQRWGTRPTPTGKTIWTEQTLG; encoded by the coding sequence ATGGAGCGGCGTGTCGTCGACGAATCGGGAGCGGGCCCCGGCCCGGACACCGCGCGTGAGGCGCTCTCCGCGCGGGTCACCGTCGACGAAGAAGGCATCGTCACCGGCTGGAGCGCCGGCGCCGAGCGCCTCCTCGGGTACACCCCGACGCAGATCCTGGGCCTGCCCGCGGCCCTCCTGCTCGCCGAGGAGCCTCCGGCGGACGAGCTCCCGCACTTCTCCGACCTGCCGCGATGGCACGGCACCCTGGTCCTCGGGCACCGCGACGGCCGCCGGCTGGAGGTCAAGGTCCTGGCGCACCACCGCACGTCGTACGGCGGGGTCCGCGACTGGTTCCTGGTCTCCGCCCTGTCGGACGAGCGGCCCCGTCCCGGCGACGACGCGCTCGCGCTGCGCGGCTTCCTCGACTCCCCGTGCTGCGCGACCTCGGTGCACGACACGGACCTGCGGTTCCGCGCGTCCAACCGGGGCTCGCGCGGAGCGCTGGGCCTGAGCGACGACGACCTGCGCGGGCTGCGCCTGGCGGAGGCCTTGGACGATCCCGCCGCCGGGGAGGTCGAGCGGCTGATGCGGCTGGCCCTGGAGACCGGCGAACCGCAGTACATGGAGAACCACGCGCGGGCCCCCGGGGAGAACCGCGAGCACGCCTGGTCGGTCGACCTCTACCGGCTGCAGGACGAGAACGGCCGCGTCCTGGGCGTGGCCTCCACCGGACACGACATGACCGAGCAGTACTGGGCCCGCAAACGCCTCCAGCTGATCGCCGAGGCCGGCCGGCGCATCGGCAGCACCCTCGACGTGACGCGGACGGCCCAGGAACTGGCGGACATCGCGGTCCCGGACCTCGCCGACTTCATCAGCGTCGACCTGCTGGCCTCCCTCGACGACGGCACCACCCCCTTCTCCGGGGCGGCGGGGGAGTACGGCCCGGCCCCGCGGCTGCCCGCCGCGGGCCGCGCCCTCGCCCTGCGGCGGATCGCCCACCGGTCCGTCCACCCGGGGACGCCCGAGGCGGTCGTCGCGCCCGGCGAGGTCGACGAGTACCCGGACGTGTCGCCGCCGGTGCGGAGCCTGCGGGCGGGGCGCGCCGTGCTGCACCAGGTGACCGAGCCCGAGATCGCCGACTGGGTGGCGGAGGACCCGCTGAGGGCCTCCCGCATCCGGGATTTCGGGTTCCACTCGGCGATGACCGTGCCGCTGTCCGCACGCGGCACCACCCTGGGCGTCGCCGTCTTCGCCCGCCACCGGCACCCCGACCCCTTCGAGCAGGACGACCTCGTCCTCGCCGAGGAGCTGGCGGCCCGGGCGGCGGTCAGCATCGACAACGCGCTGCGCTACACGCGCGAACGCGGCACCGCCGTCACCCTCCAGCGCAGCCTGCTGCCGCAGAGCCTGCCCGAGCAGACCGGGGTCGAGATCGCCTCCCGCTACCTCCCTGCCGACGCCCGCGCCGGGGTGGGCGGCGACTGGTTCGACGTGATCCCGCTCTCCGGGGCCAGGGTGGCGCTGGTCGTCGGCGACGTCGTCGGCCACGGCATCCATGCCTCCGCGACCATGGGCCGGCTGCGCACCGCCGTCCGCACCCTCGCCGACATCGACCTGCCTCCCGACGAACTCCTCACCCACCTCGACGACCTGGTGGCCCGCCTGGCAGCCGAAGCGGAGGCCGCGGAGGAATCCGCCGGGACGGCCGACCGCGGGCGGGGCGGCGGCACCGGGGGCGGCACGACCGGCGTGACCACCGGAGTCGTCGGAGCGACGTGTCTGTACGTCGTGTACGACCCCGTGTCGCGGCGGTGCACCATGGCGAGGGCCGGGCATCCGCCGCCGGTCGTGGTGGGTCCGGACGGCACCGCCACCCTGCTCGACCTTCCGGCGGGGCCCCCGCTGGGCCTGGGCGGTCTGCCCTTCGAGTCGCTGGAGACCGAGCTGCCCGAGGGCGGCCTGCTGGCCCTTTACACCGACGGCCTGATCGGGTCCCGCAGCGGTGAGGACGACGGCGCAGGCGTCGACATCGACGTCGGCATCACCCGCCTGTGCCAGACCCTCGCCGCCCCCGCCACGACCTCCCTGGACGCGCTGTGCGACCGGGTCCTCGGCTCCGTACTGCCCGAGCGGCCCACCGACGACGTGGCCCTGCTCCTCGCCCGCCCCCGCCCGCTCGACCCCGGCCGGGTCGCCACCTGGGACGTGGCCGCCGACCCCTCGGCCGTCGCCGAGGCCCGCAAGAACGCGCTCGGCCGACTGGACGCCTGGGGTCTGGGTGACGCTGCCTTCGTCACCGAGCTGGTCGTCAGCGAACTGGTCACCAACGCCATCCGGCACGCCGAGCCCCCCGTCCGGCTGCGGCTCATCCACGACGAGAGCCTGATCTGCGAGGTCTCGGACGCCAGCAGCACGGCACCCCACATGCGTCGGGCCCGCAGCTTCGACGAAGGCGGCCGGGGTCTTCTCCTGGTCGCCCAGCTCACCCAGCGCTGGGGCACCCGCCCCACCCCGACGGGCAAGACGATCTGGACGGAGCAGACCCTCGGATGA
- a CDS encoding APC family permease, with product MRHAAGDGYASTGSLKQNALGVLGILFFVLSAQAPLTGVAGAAPVAIAIGNGPGVPAMYLVAGVVVLLFSVGYVAMGRHVVDAGAFYSYVGKGLGGTAAAGSAGVALLAYHAIQAAVYGLFGAVMNGLALQYLETDVPWWLFALGTMVVVQVLGATGVDVGAKVLAVFVLAEISLLLVFGVVMLLKGGGPEGLAPGSSFSLSAALDGAPGVALMFAVASMFGFEATAIYGEEAREPHRTVPRATYLAVVLVTVFFAFTSWMLISAHGASSSAAAAGKALEAGDGAGFVAAPVSAELGAWAGDALPILLATSLFASILAFHNSANRYLFSLGREGLLPRGLSTLNGRQSPWLAGVVQTGVAALLVFPFALAGKDPVLTLFSWLSGLAVLAIMLLYLLTSVSVIVYFRHERSGDTRLWNTLIAPALGAGGIAGAIWLIIANFTTLIGGDTTTAVWLALAVPGALLAGMAMPLLAGAPGRR from the coding sequence ATGCGGCACGCGGCCGGCGACGGTTACGCGTCCACCGGCTCCCTCAAACAGAACGCGCTCGGCGTCCTGGGCATCCTTTTCTTCGTGCTCTCCGCACAGGCGCCGCTGACCGGTGTCGCCGGAGCGGCGCCGGTGGCGATAGCCATCGGCAACGGCCCGGGCGTCCCCGCGATGTACCTCGTGGCCGGGGTGGTCGTCCTGCTCTTCTCCGTCGGCTACGTCGCGATGGGCCGCCACGTCGTCGACGCGGGCGCCTTCTACTCGTACGTCGGCAAGGGCCTCGGCGGGACGGCCGCCGCCGGCAGCGCGGGCGTGGCGCTGCTCGCGTACCACGCCATCCAGGCGGCGGTGTACGGACTGTTCGGGGCCGTGATGAACGGGCTGGCCCTGCAGTACCTGGAGACGGACGTGCCCTGGTGGCTGTTCGCGCTCGGCACGATGGTGGTCGTGCAGGTGCTCGGCGCCACCGGTGTCGACGTGGGCGCCAAGGTGCTCGCCGTGTTCGTGCTCGCCGAGATCAGTCTGCTGCTGGTCTTCGGCGTGGTGATGCTCCTCAAGGGCGGCGGCCCCGAGGGACTGGCACCCGGCTCCTCCTTCTCCCTGTCGGCGGCGCTCGACGGCGCCCCCGGGGTGGCGCTGATGTTCGCCGTGGCGTCGATGTTCGGTTTCGAGGCGACCGCGATCTACGGCGAGGAGGCACGCGAGCCACACCGCACGGTCCCCCGGGCCACCTACCTCGCGGTCGTCCTCGTCACCGTGTTCTTCGCCTTCACGTCCTGGATGCTGATCTCGGCGCACGGAGCCTCCTCCAGCGCGGCCGCCGCGGGCAAGGCGCTGGAGGCCGGGGACGGGGCCGGTTTCGTCGCCGCGCCGGTCTCCGCCGAACTCGGCGCGTGGGCGGGCGACGCGCTGCCGATCCTGCTGGCCACCTCGCTCTTCGCCAGCATCCTGGCGTTCCACAACTCCGCCAACCGCTACCTCTTCTCCCTCGGCCGGGAGGGCCTGCTGCCGCGCGGGCTGAGCACACTCAACGGCCGCCAGTCGCCGTGGCTCGCGGGTGTCGTGCAGACCGGCGTCGCCGCCCTGCTCGTCTTCCCCTTCGCCCTGGCGGGCAAGGACCCCGTCCTCACCCTCTTCTCCTGGCTCAGCGGTCTCGCCGTCCTGGCGATCATGCTCCTGTACCTGTTGACCTCCGTGTCGGTCATCGTCTACTTCCGCCACGAGCGGTCCGGCGACACCCGGCTCTGGAACACACTGATCGCCCCCGCCCTGGGCGCCGGCGGCATCGCCGGCGCGATCTGGCTGATCATCGCCAACTTCACCACCCTCATCGGCGGCGACACCACCACGGCGGTGTGGCTGGCCCTGGCGGTGCCGGGGGCGCTGCTGGCGGGCATGGCGATGCCGTTGCTGGCGGGGGCACCGGGCAGGAGGTAG
- a CDS encoding cold-shock protein has protein sequence MASGTVKWFNSEKGFGFIEQEGGGPDVFAHYSNIATSGFRELQEGQKVTFDVTQGQKGPQAENIVPA, from the coding sequence ATGGCATCCGGCACCGTGAAGTGGTTCAACTCGGAAAAGGGCTTCGGCTTCATCGAGCAGGAGGGTGGCGGCCCCGACGTCTTCGCCCACTACTCGAACATCGCCACGTCCGGCTTCCGTGAGCTTCAGGAAGGCCAGAAGGTGACCTTCGACGTCACGCAGGGCCAGAAGGGCCCCCAGGCCGAGAACATCGTTCCCGCCTGA